One part of the Eptesicus fuscus isolate TK198812 chromosome 2, DD_ASM_mEF_20220401, whole genome shotgun sequence genome encodes these proteins:
- the LOC103287829 gene encoding alcohol dehydrogenase class-3 isoform X2, producing the protein MANQVIKCKAAVAWEAGKPLSIEEVEVAPPKAHEVRIKIIATAVCHTDAYTLSGADPEGSFPVILGHEGAGIVESVGVGVTTLKAGDTVIPLYIPQCGECKFCLNPKTNLCQKIRVTQGKGLMPDGTSRFTCKGKKILHYMGTSTFSEYTVVADISVAKIDPLAPLDKVCLLGCGISTGYGAAVNTAKVEPGSTCAVFGLGGVGLAVIMGCKVAGASRIIGVDINKDKFARAKEFGACECISPQDFSKPIQEVLVEMTDGGVDYSFECIGNVKVMRAALEACHKGWGVSVVVGVAAAGEEIATRPFQLVTGRTWKGTAFGGWKSVESVPKLVSEYMSKKIKVDEFVTHNLSFDEINKAFELLHAGESIRTVVKF; encoded by the exons ATGGCGAACCAG GTGATCAAGTGCAAGGCAGCCGTTGCCTGGGAGGCTGGAAAGCCTCTTTCCATAGAGGAGGTAGAGGTGGCACCCCCAAAGGCTCATGAAGTACGAATTAAG ATTATTGCCACTGCAGTGTGCCACACTGATGCCTATACCCTGAGTGGGGCTGATCCTGAAGGGAGTTTTCCAGTGATCTTGGGACACGAAGGTGCTGGAATTGTGGAAAGTGTTGGCGTAGGAGTTACTACGCTAAAAGCAG GTGATACTGTCATCCCACTTTACATCCCTCAATGTGGAGAATGCAAATTTTGTCTAAATCCTAAAACAAACCTTTGCCAGAAGATAAG agTCACTCAAGGGAAAGGATTAATGCCAGATGGCACTAGCAGATTTActtgcaaaggaaagaaaattttacATTACATGGGAACCAGTACGTTCTCTGAATACACAGTTGTGGCTGACATCTCTGTTGCTAAAATTGATCCTTTAGCACCTTTGGATAAAGTCTGCCTCCTGGGTTGTGGCATTTCCACTGGCTatggtgctgctgtgaacactgcCAAG GTGGAGCCTGGCTCTACTTGTGCCGTCTTTGGCCTAGGAGGAGTTGGATTGGCGGTTATCATGGGCTGCAAGGTAGCTGGTGCATCCCGGATCATTGGTGTGgatatcaataaagataaatttgcaAGGGCCAAGGAGTTTGGAGCCTGTGAATGTATCAGCCCCCAGGACTTCAGTAAACCCATCCAGGAAGTGCTCGTTGAGATGACTGATGGGGGAGTAGACTACTCCTTTGAGTGTATTGGTAATGTGAAAGTCATG AGAGCCGCGCTGGAGGCCTGCCACAAAGGCTGGGGCGTCAGCGTGGTGGTAGGAGTCGCTGCGGCCGGGGAAGAGATCGCCACGCGGCCCTTCCAGCTCGTCACAGGACGCACGTGGAAGGGCACCGCCTTCGGAG GATGGAAGAGTGTAGAAAGTGTCCCAAAGTTGGTGTCTGAATATATGTCCAAAAAGATAAAAGTTGATGAATTTGTGACCCACAATCTGTCTTTTGATGAAATTAACAAAGCCTTTGAACTGCTGCATGCAGGGGAGAG CATCCGGACTGTTGTGAAGTTttaa
- the LOC103287829 gene encoding alcohol dehydrogenase class-3 isoform X1 translates to MPGRGSIAWNRAAGYRSRNGAAEERVIKCKAAVAWEAGKPLSIEEVEVAPPKAHEVRIKIIATAVCHTDAYTLSGADPEGSFPVILGHEGAGIVESVGVGVTTLKAGDTVIPLYIPQCGECKFCLNPKTNLCQKIRVTQGKGLMPDGTSRFTCKGKKILHYMGTSTFSEYTVVADISVAKIDPLAPLDKVCLLGCGISTGYGAAVNTAKVEPGSTCAVFGLGGVGLAVIMGCKVAGASRIIGVDINKDKFARAKEFGACECISPQDFSKPIQEVLVEMTDGGVDYSFECIGNVKVMRAALEACHKGWGVSVVVGVAAAGEEIATRPFQLVTGRTWKGTAFGGWKSVESVPKLVSEYMSKKIKVDEFVTHNLSFDEINKAFELLHAGESIRTVVKF, encoded by the exons ATGCCGGGGAGGGGAAGCATAGCCTGGAACCGGGCCGCTGGGTACCGGAGCCGAAACGGGGCCGCGGAGGAGCGG GTGATCAAGTGCAAGGCAGCCGTTGCCTGGGAGGCTGGAAAGCCTCTTTCCATAGAGGAGGTAGAGGTGGCACCCCCAAAGGCTCATGAAGTACGAATTAAG ATTATTGCCACTGCAGTGTGCCACACTGATGCCTATACCCTGAGTGGGGCTGATCCTGAAGGGAGTTTTCCAGTGATCTTGGGACACGAAGGTGCTGGAATTGTGGAAAGTGTTGGCGTAGGAGTTACTACGCTAAAAGCAG GTGATACTGTCATCCCACTTTACATCCCTCAATGTGGAGAATGCAAATTTTGTCTAAATCCTAAAACAAACCTTTGCCAGAAGATAAG agTCACTCAAGGGAAAGGATTAATGCCAGATGGCACTAGCAGATTTActtgcaaaggaaagaaaattttacATTACATGGGAACCAGTACGTTCTCTGAATACACAGTTGTGGCTGACATCTCTGTTGCTAAAATTGATCCTTTAGCACCTTTGGATAAAGTCTGCCTCCTGGGTTGTGGCATTTCCACTGGCTatggtgctgctgtgaacactgcCAAG GTGGAGCCTGGCTCTACTTGTGCCGTCTTTGGCCTAGGAGGAGTTGGATTGGCGGTTATCATGGGCTGCAAGGTAGCTGGTGCATCCCGGATCATTGGTGTGgatatcaataaagataaatttgcaAGGGCCAAGGAGTTTGGAGCCTGTGAATGTATCAGCCCCCAGGACTTCAGTAAACCCATCCAGGAAGTGCTCGTTGAGATGACTGATGGGGGAGTAGACTACTCCTTTGAGTGTATTGGTAATGTGAAAGTCATG AGAGCCGCGCTGGAGGCCTGCCACAAAGGCTGGGGCGTCAGCGTGGTGGTAGGAGTCGCTGCGGCCGGGGAAGAGATCGCCACGCGGCCCTTCCAGCTCGTCACAGGACGCACGTGGAAGGGCACCGCCTTCGGAG GATGGAAGAGTGTAGAAAGTGTCCCAAAGTTGGTGTCTGAATATATGTCCAAAAAGATAAAAGTTGATGAATTTGTGACCCACAATCTGTCTTTTGATGAAATTAACAAAGCCTTTGAACTGCTGCATGCAGGGGAGAG CATCCGGACTGTTGTGAAGTTttaa